Proteins found in one Methanospirillum hungatei JF-1 genomic segment:
- a CDS encoding phosphoribosylformylglycinamidine synthase subunit PurL encodes MAYVHRIEVQYKTDPRLKVRTDRIRSLGFPIDELHVIDIYTISTNSHDFSPEELREIGTQLINPVVQTCTVDTATIAHFDTAIEVGFLPGVTDNVGTTARQTIEDYTKRKFGPGEAVYSSQLFFVKGRLSPAAIENLAATLANPLINRVHIKSRAEYGTTGMDRVVPVVSLHELPTAEPVDLDVDDQELIRIGKEGIIDAETGQRRGPLALDLVQLHAIRDYFQAQGRKPTDVEIESLAQTWSEHCKHTIFASPMDDDMPRGLYKTCIQAATNTIRAQKGDKDICLSVFSDNSGAIIFDDHYLVTHKVETHNSPSALDPFGGALTGIVGVNRDTIGFGLGAKPCINIYGFCVGDPESNPVLYRGKNRSNPILSPRRILDGVVSGVGVGGNCSGIPTPQGFVWFDDRYVGKPLVFAGTVGIMPRTDGTRKLYEKQARPGDLIVMIGGRVGKDGIHGATFSSEALDPKSPVTAVQIGDPITQKKLSDVIVKEARDRGLYTSITDNGAGGISCSVAEMAKECNGCHVLLDKVPLKYPGMAPWEIWISESQERMTLAVPPEKLDEFMDLLASRDVEATVIGTFTNTGRCIVEYHGSVVMDIELSFLHDGVPVKQLKTEPTVPVPSDPMPPCPEQLDLILKEMLARKNICSKEFISIQYDHTVQGGHVLGPVQGPGRVQGMATLMKVVPGSKKGVGLSQGIFPSYSEIDSYRMAIACIDTAIRGLIALGIPLDAIAILDNFCWCSSDDPKRLAQLKAAARGCYDGATGFETPFISGKDSMFNDFRGYDGESNPVLVSVPPTLLISSIGIHPDVTKAVSLDAKIEGDLVYLIGENRDELGGSEYAAHLNISGGIVPAIDIPAMKARYHRLTHAILHDLVASAFPVTHGGLAVALAKVAIGGKLGMDVTLSGDLRSDVLLFSETLGRFIVTVDPDKKRSFELAMGSDATLIGRVTGKNLQITGPSLRISVPVSELESAYKKPFGGY; translated from the coding sequence ATGGCATATGTCCACCGGATAGAAGTCCAATATAAAACCGATCCCAGACTAAAGGTCAGAACTGATCGGATCCGTTCACTTGGGTTTCCCATTGATGAACTTCATGTGATCGATATCTATACCATCTCAACGAATTCACATGACTTTAGCCCTGAAGAACTGCGTGAGATCGGAACTCAGCTCATAAACCCGGTGGTACAGACATGTACCGTTGATACGGCCACAATCGCACACTTTGATACGGCCATTGAAGTCGGGTTTCTTCCCGGAGTGACCGACAACGTAGGAACAACCGCACGCCAGACCATCGAAGACTACACCAAACGAAAATTCGGGCCAGGAGAAGCGGTATACTCATCTCAGCTCTTCTTTGTCAAAGGAAGGCTTTCACCAGCAGCGATTGAAAACCTGGCCGCAACACTTGCCAATCCCCTTATCAACCGGGTTCATATAAAATCACGAGCAGAGTACGGCACGACAGGGATGGACAGAGTTGTCCCGGTTGTCAGCCTGCACGAACTCCCGACTGCTGAACCGGTAGATCTTGACGTTGACGACCAGGAACTTATCAGAATCGGAAAGGAAGGCATCATAGACGCTGAGACCGGACAGAGAAGAGGCCCGCTCGCACTCGATCTGGTGCAGTTGCATGCAATCCGTGACTATTTTCAAGCTCAGGGGAGAAAACCGACCGATGTTGAGATAGAATCACTGGCCCAGACCTGGAGTGAGCATTGTAAGCATACGATCTTTGCCTCACCAATGGACGATGATATGCCAAGAGGGCTGTATAAAACCTGCATCCAGGCAGCTACCAATACCATACGGGCACAAAAAGGCGACAAGGACATCTGCCTGAGTGTCTTCTCCGACAATTCAGGGGCGATTATCTTTGACGACCATTATCTTGTCACCCATAAGGTCGAAACCCATAACTCCCCGTCTGCACTTGATCCTTTTGGCGGGGCACTAACCGGCATTGTGGGGGTAAACCGGGACACCATCGGGTTTGGTCTGGGAGCAAAGCCCTGTATCAACATCTACGGGTTCTGTGTCGGCGACCCGGAGAGCAATCCGGTCCTCTATCGTGGGAAAAATAGGTCAAATCCGATCCTCTCTCCGCGACGGATTCTTGACGGGGTGGTGTCAGGTGTCGGTGTTGGCGGGAACTGTTCAGGCATCCCCACCCCCCAGGGATTTGTCTGGTTTGATGACCGGTATGTTGGAAAACCCCTGGTCTTTGCAGGAACGGTCGGCATAATGCCCCGAACTGACGGAACACGCAAGCTCTATGAGAAACAGGCACGGCCGGGAGATCTTATTGTCATGATTGGCGGGAGGGTCGGGAAAGATGGCATTCATGGGGCAACGTTCTCCTCAGAGGCACTGGACCCGAAAAGTCCGGTCACCGCCGTCCAGATAGGAGATCCCATCACTCAGAAGAAATTATCCGATGTTATCGTCAAGGAGGCCCGTGACCGGGGACTGTATACCAGTATCACCGATAACGGCGCCGGTGGAATCTCCTGTTCGGTTGCAGAGATGGCAAAGGAATGTAATGGATGTCATGTCTTGCTCGATAAAGTACCGCTCAAATATCCGGGGATGGCACCCTGGGAGATCTGGATCTCTGAATCACAGGAACGCATGACACTTGCGGTTCCACCAGAAAAACTGGATGAATTCATGGACCTCCTGGCCAGCCGGGACGTAGAGGCAACGGTTATCGGAACATTCACCAACACCGGCCGGTGTATTGTGGAGTATCATGGATCTGTCGTGATGGATATCGAACTCTCCTTCCTGCACGACGGTGTTCCGGTAAAACAATTAAAGACAGAACCAACAGTCCCGGTTCCATCAGATCCCATGCCACCGTGCCCGGAACAACTGGATCTGATCCTCAAAGAGATGCTTGCGAGAAAGAATATCTGTTCCAAGGAGTTCATCTCCATCCAATATGACCATACCGTCCAGGGCGGTCATGTTCTTGGCCCGGTCCAGGGACCAGGACGAGTGCAGGGGATGGCAACCCTTATGAAAGTAGTTCCTGGTTCAAAGAAAGGAGTGGGTTTATCACAGGGCATCTTCCCGTCCTACTCAGAGATTGACTCCTACCGGATGGCGATTGCCTGTATTGACACCGCGATCCGTGGTCTTATCGCCCTTGGTATTCCGCTTGATGCGATAGCCATTCTTGATAATTTCTGCTGGTGTTCTTCAGATGATCCAAAGCGTCTGGCCCAGCTTAAAGCGGCAGCTCGTGGTTGTTATGACGGGGCCACCGGGTTTGAGACACCATTCATCTCAGGAAAAGACAGTATGTTCAACGACTTCAGGGGATATGACGGGGAGAGTAATCCGGTGCTGGTCTCCGTGCCCCCGACGCTCCTTATATCCTCCATCGGTATCCATCCGGATGTGACAAAAGCAGTCTCCCTTGATGCGAAGATCGAAGGAGATCTCGTTTATCTGATCGGAGAGAACAGGGATGAACTTGGCGGTTCTGAATACGCTGCTCATCTTAATATCTCCGGTGGCATCGTCCCTGCCATTGATATTCCAGCCATGAAGGCCAGATACCATCGACTCACCCATGCTATTTTACACGATCTTGTTGCATCTGCTTTCCCGGTTACCCACGGAGGACTTGCCGTTGCCCTTGCCAAGGTTGCAATCGGTGGAAAACTTGGTATGGATGTCACCCTTTCCGGAGACCTGCGATCAGATGTCCTTCTCTTTTCAGAAACACTCGGACGATTTATTGTGACGGTTGATCCTGATAAGAAACGATCATTTGAACTGGCAATGGGATCTGACGCAACACTGATTGGCAGGGTAACGGGGAAGAACCTGCAGATAACCGGCCCCTCACTCAGAATATCTGTTCCGGTCAGTGAGCTTGAATCTGCGTATAAAAAACCATTCGGAGGGTACTAA
- a CDS encoding phosphoribosylformylglycinamidine synthase subunit PurQ, producing MNPTATRHASGQKEQELIPDKALIMSGYGINSEIETREVLLRAGMDADIIHINDLIDRKYRMCDYRLLVFPGGFSYGDDTGAGNAYANRVRNNLWNDVTEFLEEDNLVLGICNGFQILANLGLVPAFNKQYKRDIALMPNRKGVLECRYVTIKPASETLWTKGIERIVCPVSHGEGNFSCSKEVLTELRSQKMIAFTYCRENLKPADGEYPYNPNGSVADIAGITSADGKVLAMMPHPERAMEFVNEYDWPLQKERLRRQQQPIPTESMNMKLFRNIVEYFR from the coding sequence ATGAATCCGACAGCGACACGACACGCCTCCGGACAGAAGGAGCAGGAGTTGATCCCGGATAAGGCGCTTATTATGAGCGGGTACGGGATTAATTCAGAGATTGAGACCAGGGAGGTGCTTTTACGTGCCGGCATGGATGCTGACATCATTCACATCAACGATCTTATCGACCGGAAATACCGGATGTGCGATTATCGTCTTTTGGTTTTCCCTGGCGGGTTCTCCTATGGTGATGATACCGGAGCAGGAAATGCCTATGCCAACCGGGTCAGGAATAATCTTTGGAATGATGTGACCGAATTCCTCGAGGAAGATAACCTGGTCCTTGGTATTTGCAACGGGTTTCAAATCCTCGCAAATCTTGGGCTTGTACCGGCATTTAACAAGCAGTACAAACGAGATATCGCTCTCATGCCAAACCGGAAGGGGGTGCTAGAATGCCGCTATGTAACCATCAAACCGGCTTCAGAAACCCTCTGGACGAAGGGAATAGAACGAATCGTCTGCCCGGTCTCTCATGGAGAAGGGAACTTTTCCTGCTCTAAGGAAGTGCTTACTGAGCTCAGGAGCCAAAAGATGATAGCCTTCACCTACTGCCGGGAGAATCTGAAACCTGCCGACGGAGAATACCCCTACAATCCGAACGGCTCGGTCGCGGACATTGCCGGAATCACTTCAGCAGACGGAAAAGTCCTTGCCATGATGCCTCACCCTGAGCGGGCTATGGAGTTTGTCAATGAATATGACTGGCCATTACAGAAAGAGAGACTTCGACGTCAGCAGCAGCCGATTCCGACCGAATCGATGAATATGAAACTATTTCGAAATATCGTTGAGTATTTCAGATAA